A stretch of Microbacterium sp. 4R-513 DNA encodes these proteins:
- the rpsD gene encoding 30S ribosomal protein S4, which produces MATKSQDRRKVRLSRALGVALTPKAAKYLEKRPYAPGEHGRTKRKQDSDYAVRLREKQRLREQYGIREKQLRNTFNEARRKDGLTGENLVELLEMRLDALVLRAGFARTTAQARQLVVHRHILVDGQLVDRPSFRVKPGQLIHVKAKSEGLEPFQVAALGGHAEVLPPVPGYLEVELDKLQARLVRRPKRAEVPVVCDVQLVVEYYAAR; this is translated from the coding sequence GTGGCAACGAAGTCCCAGGACCGCCGCAAGGTCCGCCTGTCGCGCGCGCTCGGCGTCGCGCTGACCCCCAAGGCAGCCAAGTACCTCGAGAAGCGTCCTTACGCTCCGGGTGAGCACGGCCGCACGAAGCGCAAGCAGGACAGCGACTACGCCGTCCGTCTCCGCGAGAAGCAGCGTCTGCGCGAGCAGTACGGCATCCGCGAGAAGCAGCTGCGCAACACGTTCAACGAGGCCCGCCGCAAGGACGGCCTGACGGGTGAGAACCTCGTCGAGCTGCTCGAGATGCGTCTGGACGCCCTCGTGCTGCGCGCCGGCTTCGCCCGCACCACCGCGCAGGCCCGCCAGCTCGTCGTGCACCGTCACATCCTCGTCGACGGCCAGCTCGTCGACCGCCCGTCGTTCCGCGTGAAGCCGGGCCAGCTCATCCATGTCAAGGCCAAGAGCGAGGGCCTCGAGCCCTTCCAGGTGGCGGCGCTCGGCGGTCACGCCGAGGTCCTGCCCCCCGTTCCGGGCTACCTCGAGGTCGAGCTCGACAAGCTGCAGGCGCGCCTCGTGCGTCGCCCCAAGCGCGCCGAGGTCCCGGTCGTCTGTGACGTCCAGCTCGTCGTGGAGTACTACGCCGCTCGGTGA
- a CDS encoding shikimate dehydrogenase → MLSSAATRLAVWGDPIAHSRSPQLHAAAYRVLGLDWTYDRRQVSESDFPAALDALDGSWRGLSLTMPLKGVAFSAARRNDRRAQLTGATNTLLLDPAGLLGFNTDIGGIVGSLAEEGIEAVDAARIVGAGATATSALVALSELGAQAVEVVARRAAAVEPLRELGERLGIAVTRVDFGAGGLAPVPVTIATLPGDAPVTDAAADALTAPGGLLLDVVYGHWPTVLSRAWERAGHRAVSGLGMLLHQAVLQVRIFTSGDPDVPLDDEASVLAAMRRAVVGD, encoded by the coding sequence GTGCTGAGCTCTGCGGCCACGCGGCTGGCCGTCTGGGGCGATCCGATCGCCCACAGCAGGTCGCCGCAGCTGCACGCGGCCGCGTACCGCGTGCTCGGTCTCGACTGGACGTACGACCGCCGACAGGTCTCGGAGTCGGACTTCCCGGCCGCGCTCGATGCCCTCGACGGGTCCTGGCGCGGGCTCTCGCTCACGATGCCGCTCAAGGGCGTCGCGTTCTCGGCCGCACGCCGTAACGATCGGCGCGCGCAGCTGACGGGCGCGACCAACACCCTCCTCCTCGACCCGGCTGGGCTCCTCGGCTTCAACACCGACATCGGCGGCATCGTCGGCTCCCTCGCCGAGGAGGGCATCGAAGCCGTCGACGCAGCGCGCATCGTCGGCGCCGGCGCCACCGCGACGTCGGCACTCGTGGCCCTCAGCGAGCTCGGGGCTCAGGCCGTCGAGGTCGTGGCGCGACGCGCTGCCGCCGTCGAGCCGCTTCGCGAGCTCGGCGAGCGCCTCGGGATCGCGGTCACCCGCGTCGACTTCGGCGCCGGGGGCCTCGCCCCCGTGCCCGTGACGATCGCGACCCTTCCGGGCGATGCGCCGGTGACGGATGCCGCGGCAGACGCCCTCACGGCACCGGGCGGCCTGCTGCTCGACGTCGTGTACGGGCACTGGCCGACCGTCCTCTCCCGTGCGTGGGAGCGTGCCGGCCACCGGGCCGTGTCGGGTCTCGGGATGCTGCTGCACCAGGCCGTGCTGCAGGTGCGGATCTTCACGAGCGGCGACCCCGATGTTCCGCTCGATGACGAGGCATCCGTCCTCGCCGCGATGCGTCGAGCGGTCGTGGGAGACTAG
- the mltG gene encoding endolytic transglycosylase MltG: MPDSPSPFDDPFADLFGKLPDPRVREGAAPGPRRTPAPLIPGPDETGAFVHAPLTTSTRPTPAYTQPQPQPRRAAPATATASAVPPASEPGRHSDEGPDTSGPVPTSGPVPTTPTTGGTPTTGGTPITGGTPTTGGTPLSRRAAREAAAAEAARTGQIPQVAATASAGEAVREQPAETLPPRSESRDDDPAAGQATAALPVTTFDELVATDAAAADARTAAAGRSEASTDSRPVASQASLEDLFTGRSSSDDLGHTPPPPDKRRRRVGGWIALAIVLIFLGGIAAGGLWVWNTYEDKIRAFMGWEEPKDYEEGLATGEALVTISEGDTGSTISTSLYNAGVTKTSGAFYDMLVETAQNPTFYPGVYKLQQKMTSAAALEALQDPANKLENSALIREGLTADQTLQILSESLGMPLEEFQAAAATPATFGVPADSLEGWLFPAMYTFDPDATPTDVIQTMVDRTVESLDAAGVPADDRQRVLTVASIIQREARFEDDFYKVSRVIENRLDPSNDQTFGLLQMDSTAQYGYGEMHDGTVSSSQAALDDDNPWNTYKHPGLPKGPIANPGDLAIDAAMHPAEGPWLYFVTVNPDSGETVFTTNAADHEKAVAQWQQWCSDNPGKC; this comes from the coding sequence ATGCCCGATTCCCCGTCGCCGTTCGACGATCCGTTCGCGGATCTCTTCGGAAAGCTGCCCGACCCGCGCGTCCGCGAGGGGGCGGCGCCCGGACCACGGCGCACGCCGGCCCCGCTCATCCCAGGCCCCGACGAGACCGGCGCGTTCGTGCACGCTCCGCTTACGACGTCGACTCGCCCGACGCCCGCCTATACGCAGCCCCAGCCCCAGCCGCGCCGCGCGGCTCCGGCGACCGCGACTGCTTCGGCCGTGCCGCCGGCGTCCGAGCCTGGCCGGCACTCCGACGAAGGGCCGGACACGAGCGGCCCCGTCCCGACGAGCGGCCCCGTCCCGACGACCCCCACCACGGGCGGCACCCCCACCACCGGCGGCACCCCCATCACCGGCGGCACCCCCACGACCGGCGGCACCCCCCTCTCGCGCCGCGCGGCGCGAGAGGCGGCCGCAGCCGAGGCGGCGCGCACCGGCCAGATCCCGCAGGTCGCCGCCACGGCCTCTGCCGGCGAGGCCGTCCGCGAGCAGCCGGCCGAGACCTTGCCGCCTCGCTCCGAATCGCGGGACGACGACCCCGCGGCCGGTCAGGCCACCGCTGCGCTCCCCGTGACGACGTTCGACGAGCTCGTGGCGACGGATGCCGCGGCCGCCGACGCCCGCACCGCCGCGGCGGGGCGATCCGAGGCATCCACCGACTCTCGTCCGGTCGCCTCGCAGGCGAGCCTCGAGGACCTGTTCACGGGCCGCTCGTCGTCGGACGACCTGGGCCACACGCCCCCTCCGCCCGACAAGCGCCGCCGCCGTGTCGGCGGCTGGATCGCTCTCGCCATCGTGCTGATCTTCCTCGGCGGCATCGCCGCCGGGGGCCTGTGGGTGTGGAACACCTACGAGGACAAGATCCGCGCGTTCATGGGCTGGGAGGAACCGAAGGACTACGAGGAGGGGCTCGCGACCGGTGAAGCCCTCGTCACGATCTCCGAGGGAGACACCGGCAGCACGATCTCGACGTCGCTGTACAACGCCGGCGTGACGAAGACCTCCGGCGCGTTCTACGACATGCTCGTCGAGACGGCGCAGAACCCCACGTTCTATCCCGGCGTCTACAAGCTGCAGCAGAAGATGACTTCGGCGGCGGCCCTCGAGGCCCTGCAGGATCCCGCCAACAAGCTCGAGAACTCGGCCCTGATCCGGGAGGGGCTGACCGCCGACCAGACGCTGCAGATCCTCTCCGAGAGCCTCGGCATGCCGCTCGAGGAGTTCCAGGCCGCCGCGGCGACGCCCGCGACCTTCGGCGTCCCGGCCGACAGCCTCGAGGGATGGCTGTTCCCGGCGATGTACACCTTCGACCCCGACGCGACGCCGACCGACGTCATCCAGACGATGGTCGACCGCACGGTCGAGTCGCTCGATGCCGCGGGCGTCCCGGCCGACGACCGGCAGCGGGTGCTCACCGTCGCATCGATCATCCAGCGCGAGGCGCGCTTCGAGGACGACTTCTACAAGGTGTCGCGCGTCATCGAGAACCGTCTCGATCCGAGCAACGACCAGACGTTCGGTCTGCTCCAGATGGACTCCACGGCGCAGTACGGCTACGGCGAGATGCACGACGGCACCGTGTCGTCGTCGCAGGCGGCCCTCGACGACGACAATCCGTGGAACACGTACAAGCACCCCGGCCTGCCGAAGGGACCCATCGCCAACCCCGGCGACCTGGCCATCGACGCCGCGATGCACCCCGCGGAAGGACCGTGGCTGTACTTCGTGACGGTGAACCCGGACTCGGGCGAGACGGTCTTCACCACGAACGCCGCCGACCACGAGAAGGCCGTCGCGCAGTGGCAGCAGTGGTGCTCGGACAACCCCGGCAAGTGCTGA
- a CDS encoding NUDIX domain-containing protein, which yields MPPNPRRIRNIAVGLVVRDGRMLVEIYPATARHGVFARVPGGGIEFGETARQAVQREFVEELGIELSDAESLAITENIFESGGARGHEIVHSFAVVSPEFESLADDAELRVLDNHTTVRWVPLERLRADEPPLYPIGMLALAERLAEASRS from the coding sequence ATGCCGCCGAACCCGCGTCGCATCCGCAACATCGCGGTAGGGCTCGTGGTGCGCGACGGCCGCATGCTGGTCGAGATCTACCCCGCGACCGCCAGGCACGGAGTCTTCGCGCGCGTGCCCGGCGGAGGGATCGAGTTCGGCGAGACCGCCCGGCAGGCCGTGCAACGGGAGTTCGTCGAGGAGCTCGGCATCGAGCTGAGCGACGCGGAGTCGCTCGCGATCACGGAGAACATCTTCGAGTCCGGTGGCGCACGGGGGCACGAGATCGTCCACTCCTTCGCCGTCGTGAGCCCCGAGTTCGAATCGCTCGCGGACGACGCCGAGCTGCGGGTCCTCGACAACCACACCACCGTGCGGTGGGTGCCGCTCGAGCGGCTGCGCGCCGACGAGCCTCCGCTCTACCCGATCGGGATGCTCGCTCTCGCGGAGCGGCTGGCCGAGGCATCCCGGTCCTGA
- a CDS encoding dioxygenase, producing the protein MATGGKDRSGRESRERARVYQARQQLHDDQARRRRRDNLLAGIIGGILILGVIGVQAAYFTVGPGAPEPSPSVTPSPSITPAPADSPAPTDEPAPVPSDEPVPSPSASS; encoded by the coding sequence GTGGCGACCGGTGGCAAAGACCGTTCTGGGCGCGAGTCGCGCGAGCGGGCGCGGGTGTACCAGGCGCGGCAGCAGCTGCACGACGACCAGGCACGCCGCCGTCGCCGCGACAACCTGCTCGCCGGCATCATCGGCGGCATCCTGATCCTCGGCGTGATCGGCGTGCAGGCCGCGTACTTCACCGTCGGCCCCGGCGCCCCCGAACCCTCGCCCAGCGTCACCCCGTCGCCCAGCATCACGCCCGCGCCGGCCGACTCCCCCGCACCCACGGACGAGCCTGCACCGGTTCCCTCCGACGAGCCGGTACCCTCTCCCTCGGCATCGTCCTGA
- the ruvX gene encoding Holliday junction resolvase RuvX: MTGFRRGVRLGIDVGKARVGVARSDPDGLLATPVETVARDDGSIARILALGDEHSVFEYVVGLPIGLSGGDTPSTVDAREFASTLAEASTVPVRLVDERLSTVSAHSALRGAGRNQRESRRIVDQVAAVVLLQQALDVEKSSGRPPGTPVPPAQELA, translated from the coding sequence GTGACCGGCTTCCGACGCGGAGTGCGTCTCGGGATCGACGTGGGCAAGGCCCGCGTCGGGGTGGCGCGCTCCGATCCCGACGGCCTCCTGGCCACTCCGGTCGAGACCGTGGCGCGTGACGACGGCTCGATCGCGAGGATCCTCGCGCTCGGCGACGAGCACTCCGTCTTCGAATACGTCGTCGGTCTGCCGATCGGCCTCAGCGGGGGAGACACACCGTCGACCGTCGACGCGCGGGAGTTCGCTTCGACGCTCGCCGAGGCATCCACGGTCCCCGTCCGCCTCGTCGACGAGCGCCTGAGCACCGTCTCGGCGCACTCGGCGCTGCGGGGTGCGGGCAGAAACCAGCGCGAGTCTCGTAGGATTGTCGACCAGGTCGCCGCGGTGGTGCTGCTGCAACAGGCTCTCGATGTCGAGAAGAGCTCGGGGCGTCCGCCCGGAACCCCCGTACCCCCGGCACAGGAGCTCGCCTGA
- a CDS encoding replication-associated recombination protein A, translating into MRPTSLDEVAGQGHLLRRGSPLVALADPDAATTATSVILWGPPGTGKTTLAQAIARSSGRRFVELSAVTAGVRDVREVMQEALTQRDLYGQSTILFLDEIHRFTKAQQDALLPGVENGWVVLIAATTENPSFSVVSPLLSRSLLLTLKPLTDDDLGLLVDRAVGDPRGLADAATLLPDAREALVRLASGDARRALTALEAAASIAAGEAEGDEIAITADNVAQAVDRALLRYDRQGDEHYDVISAFIKSIRGSDVDAAMHYLARMIEAGEDPRFIARRLIISAAEDIGLADPQALPLAVAAADAVQFIGMPEGRIPLAEATAYLATTAKSNAAYLAINQAIEDVRTGGFGRVPTHLRDAHYPGAKRLGHGKGYRYPHDSEIGVVAQQYLPDELRGRRYYEPTNHGQERDVQARLDKIRRILDGE; encoded by the coding sequence ATGCGGCCGACGTCGCTCGACGAGGTCGCGGGGCAGGGTCACCTCCTGCGCCGAGGATCGCCGCTCGTCGCCCTCGCGGATCCGGATGCCGCGACCACGGCGACCTCCGTCATCCTCTGGGGTCCGCCCGGCACGGGCAAGACGACGCTGGCGCAGGCGATCGCACGCTCGTCGGGCCGCCGGTTCGTCGAGCTCTCGGCGGTCACGGCCGGTGTGCGCGACGTGCGGGAGGTCATGCAGGAGGCGCTGACCCAGCGCGACCTCTACGGGCAGTCCACGATCCTGTTCCTCGACGAGATCCACCGCTTCACGAAGGCGCAGCAGGACGCGCTGCTCCCCGGCGTCGAGAACGGATGGGTCGTGCTCATCGCGGCGACGACCGAGAACCCGTCGTTCTCCGTCGTCTCTCCGCTCCTCTCGCGCTCCCTCCTCCTGACGCTCAAGCCCCTGACCGACGACGACCTCGGCCTCCTCGTCGACCGCGCCGTCGGCGACCCGCGGGGTCTCGCTGATGCGGCGACGCTCCTGCCCGATGCCCGCGAGGCACTTGTCCGCCTCGCGTCGGGCGACGCGCGTCGAGCGCTCACCGCACTCGAGGCCGCGGCATCCATCGCGGCCGGCGAAGCGGAGGGCGACGAGATCGCGATCACCGCCGACAACGTGGCGCAGGCGGTCGACCGCGCCCTGCTGCGCTACGACCGGCAGGGCGACGAGCACTACGACGTGATCAGCGCGTTCATCAAGTCGATCCGCGGATCGGACGTGGATGCCGCGATGCACTACCTCGCCCGCATGATCGAGGCGGGCGAGGACCCCCGGTTCATCGCGCGGCGCCTCATCATCTCGGCGGCGGAGGACATCGGCCTCGCCGATCCGCAGGCGCTCCCGCTCGCCGTCGCTGCGGCCGACGCGGTGCAGTTCATCGGCATGCCCGAGGGGCGCATCCCGCTCGCCGAGGCGACGGCCTACCTCGCGACGACCGCGAAGTCCAACGCCGCCTACCTCGCGATCAACCAGGCGATCGAAGACGTCCGCACGGGCGGCTTCGGCCGGGTGCCGACGCATCTCCGCGACGCGCACTACCCGGGGGCGAAGCGCCTCGGGCACGGCAAGGGCTACCGCTACCCGCACGACAGCGAGATCGGCGTCGTCGCCCAGCAGTACCTCCCCGACGAGCTTCGCGGGCGCCGGTACTACGAACCCACGAACCACGGACAGGAGCGCGACGTGCAGGCGCGGCTCGACAAGATCCGTCGAATCCTCGATGGCGAGTGA